DNA from Mucilaginibacter mallensis:
TTGTGTTTATATCTTCTTTTAAATTACCCATATTAAATCTATTTAACACACCGTATCATGCACCTGCTCTTCATGCACCGGATAATCAGTAGTATAATGTAAACCCCTGCTTTCCTTTCTTACCATAGCCGATTTTACAACTAAATACGATACCTGTATTAAATTACGCAGTTCGCAAAGTTTTACCGATAGCTTGGTTTTTTTATAAAAGGTTTCTGTTTCCTCATATAATAAACCTAAACGGCGCATAGCACGTTCCAACCTGAAATCTGAGCGTACAATACCCACATAATCATTCATCAGCTTTTGCATTTCACGAACGTTGTGCGTTACCAATATATCTTCATTTGATAATTGTACACCCTTTTCATCCCAATCAGGTATTTCAGTCGGGATCATATTATTTTCAAACTGTTTGATCGCATCCTCATAAATACGGTGTGCAAAAACTAACGCCTCTAATAATGAATTGGATGCCAATCGATTAGCACCGTGTAAGCCGGTTGATGAGCATTCGCCGCAGGCATATAATCTTAATATAGATGAACGGCCAACATGATCAACCATAATACCACCACACATATAATGGCAGGCCGGCGCAACTGGAATCATATCCTTGGTCATATCAATACCAATCTCTAAACACTTAGCATATATATTAGGGAAATGTGCCAGTATATCTTTTTTATTACGATGGCGGATATCTAAATAAACATAATCCTCACCTGATTTTTTGATCTCGGCATCAATTGCCCTCGCAACAATATCCCTGGGTGCTAATGATTTACGCGGATCATATTCCTGCATAAATTCATCTCCATTAATACGTTTTAATACACCACCAAAACCACGTACTGCTTCAGATATTAAGAATGAAGGATATTCACCCGGATTATATAAAGCTGTTGGGTGGAATTGTATAAACTCCATATTACGCACTTTACCTTTTGCACGGTAAACCATAGCAATACCATCACCGGTAGCTATAGTAGGGTTTGTAGTAATTGAATATATATGGCCTGCACC
Protein-coding regions in this window:
- the nadB gene encoding L-aspartate oxidase yields the protein MTRNVDFLVVGSGIAGLSFALKAAKHGKVLIVTKANEDESNTKYAQGGVAVVVDKKEDSFEKHINDTLISGDGLCDLEVVEAVVKEGPERIREIIDYGTNFDKTNEGFYDLAKEGGHSEFRVLHYKDITGFEIERSLLEEIHKNPNIEILTHYFAVDLITQHHLGDFVNKSSEDITCYGIYALDTHNNTVDKILSKVTVMASGGAGHIYSITTNPTIATGDGIAMVYRAKGKVRNMEFIQFHPTALYNPGEYPSFLISEAVRGFGGVLKRINGDEFMQEYDPRKSLAPRDIVARAIDAEIKKSGEDYVYLDIRHRNKKDILAHFPNIYAKCLEIGIDMTKDMIPVAPACHYMCGGIMVDHVGRSSILRLYACGECSSTGLHGANRLASNSLLEALVFAHRIYEDAIKQFENNMIPTEIPDWDEKGVQLSNEDILVTHNVREMQKLMNDYVGIVRSDFRLERAMRRLGLLYEETETFYKKTKLSVKLCELRNLIQVSYLVVKSAMVRKESRGLHYTTDYPVHEEQVHDTVC